One genomic window of Cupriavidus oxalaticus includes the following:
- a CDS encoding branched-chain amino acid ABC transporter permease has protein sequence MDIVSFLIQCLNSVQYGLLLFLVASGLTLIFGIMGVINLAHGSFYMLGAYLAFTLAGLTGNLFIAIPLGIVLAVVFGYVLEWAFFSYLYERDHLQQVLMTYGLILVFEELRSILVGDDVHGVQVPALLDGALPIGNDMTYPVYRLFISAVCLAVAAAMYYVIRRTRLGMMIRAGATNREMVQSLGINITVLYRFVFALGVALAVLAGMISAPVSSVYPGMGGQVLIVCFVVVVIGGIGSVKGALVASLLLGFVDTFGKVFWQEAAGVLIYLLMAVILLWKPQGLFKAG, from the coding sequence GTTCCTGGTCGCCAGCGGCCTGACGCTCATCTTCGGCATCATGGGCGTGATCAACCTGGCGCACGGCAGCTTCTATATGCTGGGCGCATACCTTGCCTTCACGCTCGCCGGGCTGACCGGCAACCTGTTTATCGCGATCCCGCTCGGCATCGTGCTGGCGGTGGTGTTCGGCTACGTGCTGGAGTGGGCCTTCTTCAGCTACCTGTACGAGCGCGACCACCTGCAGCAGGTGCTGATGACCTACGGCCTGATCCTGGTGTTCGAAGAGCTGCGCAGCATCCTGGTCGGCGACGATGTGCACGGCGTGCAGGTGCCGGCGCTGCTCGACGGCGCGCTGCCGATCGGCAACGACATGACGTACCCGGTGTACCGGCTCTTTATCTCCGCGGTGTGCCTGGCGGTGGCCGCGGCCATGTACTACGTGATCCGGCGCACGCGGCTGGGCATGATGATCCGCGCGGGCGCGACCAACCGCGAGATGGTGCAGTCGCTCGGCATCAACATCACCGTGCTGTACCGCTTCGTGTTCGCGCTGGGCGTGGCGCTGGCGGTGCTGGCGGGGATGATCTCGGCGCCGGTGTCGTCGGTGTATCCGGGCATGGGCGGGCAGGTGCTGATCGTGTGCTTCGTGGTGGTGGTGATCGGCGGTATCGGCTCGGTCAAGGGCGCGCTGGTGGCCTCGCTGCTGCTGGGCTTCGTCGATACCTTTGGCAAGGTGTTCTGGCAGGAGGCGGCCGGCGTGCTGATCTACCTGCTGATGGCGGTGATCCTGCTGTGGAAGCCGCAGGGGCTGTTCAAGGCGGGCTGA